The following are from one region of the Amylibacter sp. IMCC11727 genome:
- a CDS encoding rhodanese-like domain-containing protein codes for MINQVSEVGPQETWDALKETPDAVMVDVRTQAEWSFVGLPDLTELGKEPLLNQWATLPGMQQNTSFLDDLTRQLDGAAPSKIFFMCRSGVRSLSAAHLVAEAFAANGQSVECVNIIGGFEGDLDQSRHRGNVNGWKNSGLPWRQS; via the coding sequence ATGATCAACCAAGTTTCGGAAGTTGGACCACAGGAAACTTGGGATGCTCTGAAAGAGACCCCAGATGCGGTGATGGTGGATGTGCGGACACAGGCCGAATGGTCGTTCGTTGGTCTGCCAGACCTGACCGAGTTGGGCAAAGAGCCACTTTTGAACCAGTGGGCCACTTTGCCTGGAATGCAACAAAACACATCCTTTCTGGATGATTTAACACGCCAATTGGATGGGGCTGCTCCGTCCAAAATATTTTTTATGTGTCGATCTGGTGTCCGCTCTTTGTCAGCGGCGCATTTGGTGGCGGAGGCCTTTGCTGCAAATGGCCAAAGCGTTGAATGCGTAAACATCATCGGTGGGTTCGAAGGTGACTTGGACCAATCCCGCCACAGAGGAAATGTAAACGGCTGGAAAAATAGTGGATTGCCTTGGCGGCAGTCTTAA
- the dnaA gene encoding chromosomal replication initiator protein DnaA has product MTIEVWGSVQDRLRKDLGADAFKNWIEPLKFEGLEGSVARFHAPTGFLGNWVSRNYSDKIQTLFAEFGAAVARVEFSSGLAKAAPAADKKPVQPVQKVQSTGSADLPGAPLDKRFTFDNFVVGKPNELAHAAARRVSEGGPVTFNPLFLYGGVGLGKTHLMHAIAWDAKRRNPDARVLYLSAEQFMYRFVQALRFKDTMSFKELFRSVDLLMVDDVQFIAGKDSTQDEFFHTFNALVDQNKQIVISADRAPGEIDGLEERIKSRLQWGLVVDLHPTDYELRLGILQTKAEMQAAHYPEVKIADGVMEFLAHRISTNVRVLEGALTRLYAFASLVGREVTLDVAQECLADILRASDRKVTVDEIIRKVADHYNIRMTDILSPKRARAVARPRQVGMFLAKTLTSKSLPEIGRRFGGRDHTTVIHAVKKIEELRSVDNQIAEDVELLRRMLEA; this is encoded by the coding sequence ATGACAATTGAAGTTTGGGGATCTGTTCAAGATCGGCTGCGCAAGGACTTGGGCGCGGACGCATTTAAGAACTGGATTGAGCCACTAAAATTCGAAGGCCTTGAAGGCTCTGTCGCGCGATTCCATGCGCCGACAGGATTCTTGGGCAATTGGGTTTCACGCAATTATTCCGATAAAATCCAAACGCTGTTTGCAGAGTTTGGAGCGGCTGTTGCGCGTGTTGAATTTTCGTCGGGTTTGGCCAAAGCGGCCCCTGCGGCGGATAAGAAACCTGTGCAGCCTGTGCAGAAAGTTCAGAGCACTGGGTCTGCTGATTTGCCAGGCGCGCCGCTGGACAAGCGGTTCACGTTCGATAATTTCGTTGTGGGCAAGCCAAACGAGCTGGCGCATGCGGCGGCCCGACGTGTGTCTGAAGGTGGCCCTGTTACGTTTAACCCGTTGTTCCTGTATGGTGGCGTTGGTTTGGGGAAAACCCATTTGATGCACGCGATTGCATGGGATGCGAAGCGCCGTAATCCAGATGCGCGGGTTCTTTATCTGTCTGCGGAACAGTTCATGTACCGTTTCGTGCAGGCGTTGCGGTTTAAGGACACTATGAGCTTTAAGGAATTGTTCCGATCCGTTGACTTGTTGATGGTGGATGATGTGCAATTCATTGCGGGCAAGGACAGCACGCAAGACGAGTTTTTCCACACGTTCAATGCGCTGGTGGATCAGAACAAACAGATCGTGATTTCTGCGGACCGTGCGCCCGGTGAAATTGACGGCTTGGAAGAGCGGATCAAGTCACGCCTTCAGTGGGGGTTGGTCGTGGACCTGCACCCGACGGATTACGAATTGCGTCTTGGGATTTTGCAAACAAAGGCGGAGATGCAAGCCGCCCATTATCCCGAAGTGAAGATCGCGGATGGGGTGATGGAGTTCCTTGCACATCGGATTTCCACCAATGTGCGGGTTCTGGAAGGGGCGCTGACGCGGCTGTATGCTTTTGCATCGCTTGTGGGGCGTGAAGTAACGTTGGATGTGGCGCAGGAATGTCTGGCAGACATTTTGCGGGCATCGGATCGCAAAGTTACGGTGGATGAGATCATTCGCAAAGTGGCGGATCATTATAACATTCGCATGACAGATATCCTATCGCCGAAACGGGCACGGGCGGTGGCAAGACCCCGTCAGGTTGGGATGTTCTTGGCCAAGACTCTGACGTCCAAATCATTGCCTGAAATCGGTCGTCGGTTTGGCGGGCGGGACCACACAACGGTGATCCATGCGGTGAAAAAGATCGAAGAGTTACGCTCTGTCGATAATCAGATCGCAGAAGATGTGGAATTGCTGCGCCGTATGCTGGAAGCGTAA
- a CDS encoding SGNH/GDSL hydrolase family protein → MFKRLHATLFIAMVAFTSTPIAAQDKQPRILAIGDSMLAAHRISGRAVSNYVERAKGMQVKDNSVLGARIIYNLPITGSLGLNIGKQYRKGDWDWVIMNGGGNDLWLGCGCSRCDRKLNKLAAKNGNGAGAIPKLIKKIRKTGAKVIYVGYLRSPGAGSPIEHCRNEGDELERRMKAFAKTDSGVFHVSVRDLVPHGDRSFHGADMIHPSIKGSREIGKRIARVIKTK, encoded by the coding sequence ATGTTCAAACGTCTTCATGCCACGCTTTTCATTGCTATGGTTGCTTTTACCAGCACGCCAATCGCGGCGCAGGATAAACAGCCGCGCATCTTGGCCATTGGCGATTCTATGTTGGCAGCACACCGCATTTCAGGGCGCGCCGTGTCCAATTACGTGGAACGGGCCAAAGGCATGCAGGTGAAAGACAACTCCGTTCTGGGCGCACGGATTATTTATAACCTTCCCATCACGGGCAGCTTAGGGCTCAACATCGGCAAACAATACCGCAAAGGTGATTGGGATTGGGTCATCATGAACGGTGGCGGCAATGATCTTTGGTTGGGCTGTGGCTGTTCACGCTGTGATCGCAAACTCAACAAACTCGCCGCGAAAAACGGCAATGGCGCAGGCGCTATCCCGAAACTGATTAAAAAGATCCGCAAAACGGGGGCAAAGGTGATTTATGTGGGCTATCTTCGCAGCCCCGGGGCCGGATCACCCATCGAACACTGCCGCAATGAAGGGGATGAATTGGAACGCCGCATGAAGGCCTTTGCCAAAACCGATTCTGGCGTGTTCCATGTCTCCGTTCGCGATCTTGTACCGCACGGAGACCGCAGCTTTCACGGCGCGGACATGATCCACCCATCCATCAAAGGCAGCCGTGAAATCGGCAAACGCATCGCGCGCGTGATCAAGACAAAATAA
- the dnaN gene encoding DNA polymerase III subunit beta, protein MKVSIERSALLKAMSQAQSVVERRNTIPILANVLIEAEGSSVSFRATDLDIEVVDKTPAMVERAGATTVGAHTLHEIVRKLPDGAMVELVDDGASGRLDVIAGRSNFSLATLPKEDFPVMASSEYDCNFSANSAVLRRLFDKSKFAISTEETRYYLNGVYMHAADGDGGQKLRCVATDGHRLARIDADLPSGADGLPGVIVPRKTVGELRKLLEDDDADIAVSVSETKVRFATPEITLTSKVIDGSFPDYTRVIPQGNTRRLEVDAAEFAKAVDRVSTVSSERSRAVKLALDEDRLVLSVNAPDSGAAEEELAVAYGDERLEIGFNAKYLLEIAGQVDRENAVFMFNSSGDPTLMREGNDESAVYVVMPMRV, encoded by the coding sequence ATGAAAGTCAGTATCGAACGCAGCGCATTGCTCAAGGCTATGTCGCAGGCTCAATCGGTTGTGGAGCGGCGCAATACGATCCCAATTCTGGCCAATGTCCTGATCGAAGCGGAAGGATCATCCGTCAGTTTCCGCGCCACGGATTTGGATATCGAAGTGGTGGATAAAACCCCTGCCATGGTAGAGCGTGCGGGTGCGACAACGGTTGGCGCACACACGTTGCATGAAATCGTTCGCAAACTGCCAGATGGGGCGATGGTTGAATTGGTGGATGATGGCGCATCTGGGCGTTTGGATGTGATCGCTGGGCGGTCCAACTTTAGCCTCGCGACACTGCCTAAAGAAGATTTCCCTGTGATGGCGTCGTCTGAATACGATTGTAATTTCAGTGCGAACTCTGCGGTGTTGCGGCGTTTGTTTGATAAGTCAAAGTTTGCGATTTCTACTGAAGAAACACGGTATTATCTGAACGGTGTTTACATGCACGCGGCAGATGGGGATGGCGGGCAAAAACTGCGCTGTGTGGCGACAGATGGCCACCGTTTGGCACGCATTGATGCGGATTTGCCGTCGGGTGCTGATGGGTTGCCAGGTGTGATTGTGCCGCGCAAAACGGTTGGCGAGCTGCGCAAATTATTGGAAGACGATGATGCGGATATCGCCGTGTCTGTGTCTGAAACCAAGGTGCGGTTTGCAACGCCAGAAATCACGCTGACATCTAAGGTGATTGACGGGTCTTTCCCTGATTACACACGGGTTATTCCGCAAGGCAACACGCGCCGTTTGGAAGTGGACGCGGCGGAATTTGCCAAAGCAGTGGATCGGGTATCAACCGTGTCCAGCGAACGGTCTCGGGCCGTTAAATTGGCACTGGATGAGGATCGTTTGGTTCTGTCCGTGAACGCACCAGACAGCGGTGCAGCGGAAGAAGAACTGGCAGTTGCTTACGGGGATGAACGGCTGGAAATCGGGTTTAACGCGAAATACCTGTTGGAAATTGCAGGCCAAGTGGACCGTGAAAACGCGGTGTTCATGTTCAATTCTTCGGGCGATCCAACTCTGATGCGCGAAGGCAACGACGAAAGCGCTGTTTACGTCGTGATGCCGATGCGGGTGTAA
- the recF gene encoding DNA replication/repair protein RecF, with product MAAPSLALQSLTLSHFRSHKRTVLETDGRPVAIYGANGAGKTNILEAISMLSPGRGLRGAKVDELVRSQEAVGWKVSGVLQSLSQVHEVETSFDGTGSRKVLIDEKTASQAALGRIGRVVWLVPVMDRLWVEGADGRRRFLDRMAMSFHPSHAEASLTYEKAMRERNRMLKDGVRDPSWYSAVEAQMAKAGAVIHKNRLEALEMLAAAQEQADTAFPAAECALVHAEGIEMPASDEDLAMAFADSRPRDLMAGRTLVGPHRADLEAVYSAKGVAARKCSTGEQKALLVSLILANGRALAAEFGAPPIYLLDEVAAHLDADRRAALYDEICALGAQAWMTGTGPELFEDLGDRAMRLDVTEHAGVSSVAVV from the coding sequence TTGGCGGCTCCGTCACTGGCGCTGCAAAGCCTGACGCTTTCTCATTTTCGATCCCACAAGCGGACCGTTCTGGAAACAGACGGACGCCCTGTGGCGATTTATGGTGCGAATGGGGCAGGCAAAACCAATATTCTGGAAGCAATTTCGATGCTGTCGCCTGGCCGTGGTTTGCGCGGGGCGAAAGTGGATGAATTGGTGCGATCCCAAGAGGCCGTTGGCTGGAAGGTATCGGGTGTTTTGCAAAGTCTGAGCCAAGTTCACGAGGTGGAAACATCTTTTGATGGGACGGGCTCGCGCAAGGTTCTGATTGATGAGAAAACGGCTTCGCAAGCGGCGCTTGGTCGGATTGGGCGGGTGGTTTGGCTGGTTCCTGTGATGGATCGTTTGTGGGTTGAAGGGGCCGATGGGCGGCGGCGGTTTTTGGATCGGATGGCCATGAGCTTTCATCCGTCGCATGCAGAGGCATCGCTGACCTATGAGAAGGCGATGCGCGAACGCAATCGGATGCTGAAAGACGGGGTGCGTGACCCAAGCTGGTACAGCGCGGTAGAGGCGCAAATGGCCAAAGCAGGGGCGGTGATCCATAAAAACCGTCTAGAGGCGCTTGAGATGTTGGCGGCAGCGCAGGAACAGGCCGACACGGCGTTTCCTGCGGCGGAGTGTGCGTTGGTGCATGCAGAGGGAATCGAAATGCCCGCAAGTGATGAAGATCTGGCGATGGCGTTTGCTGACAGTCGCCCGCGGGATTTGATGGCAGGGCGCACGTTGGTGGGACCACATCGCGCGGATTTGGAGGCGGTGTATTCCGCGAAGGGCGTGGCGGCGCGGAAATGTTCAACAGGGGAGCAGAAGGCGCTTTTGGTGTCGCTGATCCTTGCCAATGGGCGGGCGTTGGCCGCGGAGTTTGGTGCGCCACCGATTTACCTGCTGGACGAAGTGGCTGCGCATTTGGACGCGGATCGTCGCGCTGCGCTTTACGACGAAATTTGCGCGCTGGGCGCGCAGGCGTGGATGACGGGCACAGGGCCAGAATTGTTTGAGGATTTGGGCGACCGTGCCATGCGATTGGATGTAACAGAACACGCGGGTGTGTCATCTGTGGCCGTGGTTTGA
- a CDS encoding VOC family protein, giving the protein MDAQRVTMVTLAVADLSVSRTFYEQLGWIEAEVGNDDIAFYKLRGLFLSLYRREKLTSDIGMPIKKRATGAITLATNYASQAEVDAAFQAALDAGAVAITQPEEVFWGGYSGNFADPDGHMWEVAHNPFWSFDGDGYLVGEA; this is encoded by the coding sequence ATGGATGCACAACGGGTAACGATGGTGACGCTGGCTGTGGCAGATTTGAGCGTGTCGCGCACGTTTTACGAACAGCTTGGCTGGATTGAGGCCGAGGTTGGCAACGACGACATCGCGTTTTACAAATTGCGGGGGCTGTTTTTATCGCTGTATCGGCGGGAAAAATTGACCAGTGATATTGGCATGCCGATCAAAAAACGTGCCACGGGGGCGATCACGCTGGCTACGAACTATGCCTCACAAGCCGAGGTGGACGCGGCATTTCAGGCGGCGCTGGATGCGGGGGCCGTGGCGATTACGCAGCCAGAAGAGGTGTTCTGGGGCGGATATTCGGGCAACTTTGCCGATCCTGACGGGCACATGTGGGAAGTGGCGCACAACCCGTTTTGGTCGTTTGACGGTGATGGGTATTTAGTAGGGGAAGCGTGA